In the genome of Drosophila pseudoobscura strain MV-25-SWS-2005 chromosome 3, UCI_Dpse_MV25, whole genome shotgun sequence, one region contains:
- the cn gene encoding kynurenine 3-monooxygenase, translated as MAQGTGIICSEVNGRGAAAYEEEPQRRRVAIVGAGLVGSLAALNFARMGNHVDLYEYREDIRHAALVQGRSINLALSQRGRKALAAVGLEQEVLSTAIPMRGRMLHDVAGRTSVVLYDPCTQQCLYSVGRKQLNEVLLNACDKLPNIQCHFEHKLTKASIKEGLMEFKQPHREGVVAASADLIVGCDGAFSSVRQQLVKLPGFNYSQDYIETGYLELCIPAKAGEFQMPPNYLHIWPRNSFMMIALPNQDKSFTVTLSMPFKMFASIQSQDQLLAFFRQHYTDALPLIGEEQLIKDFFKTRPQHLVSIKCKPYHYADKALILGDAAHAMVPYYGQGMNAGMEDVTLLTSILGQQLPLDEALAQFTEDRWKDAFAICDLAMYNYVEMRDLTKRWSFRCRKWLDTLLFRLFPGWIPLYNSVSFSSMPYSECIANRKWQDGLLKRIFGGSLLAVVLAGSAFLVQRFLSPWTVMQSN; from the exons ATGGCACAAGGAACCGGCATCATCTGCTCAGAGGTTAACGGCCGCGGGGCAGCGGCGTACGAGGAGGAGCCACAGCGGCGCAGAGTGGCCATTGTCGGGGCGGGTTTG GTGGGTTCTTTGGCGGCCCTAAACTTTGCCCGGATGGGCAATCACGTGGACTTGTACGAGTATCGCGAGGACATTCGGCATGCTGCTCTCGTGCAAGGACGCAGCATTAATCTGGCGCTCTCCCAGCGGGGACGCAAGGCGCTGGCTGCCGTGGGTCTGGAGCAGGAGGTCCTGTCCACCGCCATACCCATGCGGGGACGAATGCTGCACGATGTTGCAGGACGGACCAGTGTGGTGCTGTACGACCCGTGCACCCAACAGTGCCTCTACTCCGTCGGCCGCAAGCAGCTCAACGAGGTTCTGCTCAACGCCTGCGACAAGCTCCCAAACATTCAGTGCCACTTCGAGCACAAGCTGACCAAAGCCAGCATCAAAGAAGGACTCATGGAGTTCAAGCAGCCACATCGGGAGGGGGTTGTGGCGGCCAGCGCGGATCTCATTGTGGGTTGCGACGGAGCCTTTAGCAGCGTGCGTCAGCAGCTGGTGAAGCTGCCGGGCTTCAACTACTCGCAGGATTATATCGAGACTGGCTACCTGGAGCTGTGCATTCCAGCCAAGGCAGGCGAGTTCCAGATGCCACCCAACTATCTGCACATCTGGCCGCGCAACTCCTTCATGATGATTGCCCTGCCCAACCAGGACAAGTCCTTCACGGTGACACTGTCGATGCCGTTCAAGATGTTCGCCAGCATCCAGAGCCAGGATCAGCTGCTGGCCTTCTTTAGGCAGCACTACACGGATGCTCTACCTCTGATCGGCGAGGAGCAGCTCATCAAGGACTTCTTTAAGACGCGGCCTCAGCACCTGGTGTCCATCAAGTGCAAGCCGTATCATTATGCCGACAAAGCGCTGATTCTGGGCGATGCGGCCCATGCAATGGTGCCGTACTATGGGCAGGGCATGAACGCAGGCATGGAAGATGTCACCCTGCTGACCTCCATTCTGGGACAGCAATTGCCTCTGGACGAGGCCCTGGCCCAGTTTACCGAGGACCGCTGGAAGGATGCCTTCGCCATTTGCGACCTCGCCATGTACAACTATGTGGAG ATGCGGGATCTCACCAAGCGCTGGTCATTCCGATGCCGAAAGTGGCTGGACACCCTGCTGTTCCGGCTGTTCCCTGGCTGGATTCCACTCTACAACAGCGTCTCCTTTTCGAGCATGCCCTACAGTGAGTGCATTGCCAACCGCAAGTGGCAGGATGGGTTGCTGAAGCGCATTTTTGGGGGCTCCCTCCTTGCCGTTGTCCTGGCCGGCTCTGCGTTCCTTGTGCAGCGTTTTCTTTCACCTTGGACAGTAATGCAATCAAACTAA